The Xiphophorus hellerii strain 12219 chromosome 5, Xiphophorus_hellerii-4.1, whole genome shotgun sequence genome window below encodes:
- the LOC116719379 gene encoding ATP-sensitive inward rectifier potassium channel 12-like, translating to MVGTARPNLHYCPRRHSLMITGAMGAVRVNRYSIVSTDEDALKISSLGLHNGHSPLTQQTLSGACMRGEEGGGGGEYPGGDEVLGALPLRMTKEPIIHSSCRSSPLCRLDLDLSTGRLRSRFVKKNGQCNVVFNNMEDKPRRYLADIFTTCVDIRWRYLLLIFTATFLLSWLLFGFIFWGVALAHGDFELDLPVADENPRSISEEAKDKKRPCILHIQGFIGAFLFSIETQTTIGYGFRCVTEECPIAVVTVVVQSIVGCIIDSFMIGTIMAKMVRPKKRAQTLLFSHNAVIALRDGKLCLMWRLGNMRKSHIVEAHVRAQLIKPHVTAEGEYLPLEQTDIDVGYDDGLDRLFLVSPLVVVHEINKNSPLFNLSHSDLQKEDFEIVVILEGMVEATAMTTQARSSYLAREILWGHRFEPVVFEKGDRYHVDYSRFHKTYEVPSTPQCSARELSQKKGHSGQLSSSSSSFSRSPSLFAPRAARRLQGSHSPSAFCYENEVALCCGDDADDEEADKEMDGLKTGSKREIKIRDDIHLDYKGAFVKEQTVEMLCVLDTENQISLDRLQPTLPLYISRESGV from the exons ATGGTTGGAACTGCCCGCCCCAACCTCCATTACTGCCCTCGCAGACACAGCCTGATGATCACCGGTGCCATGGGAGCGGTGAGGGTCAACAG ATACAGCATCGTTTCCACTGATGAAGATGCTCTGAAAATCTCAAGTTTGGGCCTCCACAATGGCCACAGTCCTCTGACACAGCAAACACTATCAGGGGCATGCATGCGGGGtgaggaaggaggtggaggaggagagtATCCAGGAGGTGATGAAGTTCTAGGGGCTTTGCCCTTGAGGATGACGAAAGAGCCAATCATCCACAGCAGCTGTCGTTCCTCTCCTCTGTGTCGTCTGGACCTGGATCTTAGCACTGGACGGCTGCGCAGCCGTTTCGTGAAGAAGAACGGCCAGTGCAATGTGGTTTTCAATAACATGGAGGATAAACCACGACGATACCTGGCTGACATTTTTACCACTTGTGTAGACATACGTTGGCGTTACTTGCTGCTCATCTTTACCGCTACCTTCCTTCTATCCTGGCTGCTCTTTGGTTTTATCTTCTGGGGAGTTGCACTAGCTCATGGGGACTTTGAACTGGACCTTCCTGTGGCGGATGAGAATCCTAGAAGTATCTCGGAGGAGGCAAAAGATAAAAAGCGGCCATGCATTCTCCACATCCAGGGTTTCATTGGGGCTTTCCTCTTCTCAATAGAGACCCAGACCACTATTGGATATGGCTTCCGGTGTGTCACTGAGGAATGTCCGATTGCTGTTGTGACAGTGGTAGTGCAATCCATTGTGGGGTGTATAATTGACTCTTTCATGATCGGCACCATCATGGCAAAGATGGTTCGCCCCAAAAAGAGAGCGCAGACCTTGTTGTTCTCGCATAATGCAGTCATTGCCCTGAGAGATGGTAAGCTGTGCCTCATGTGGCGCCTAGGGAACATGCGTAAGAGCCACATTGTTGAGGCACATGTGCGTGCGCAACTCATCAAACCGCATGTGACAGCTGAGGGTGAGTACCTTCCCTTAGAACAAACAGACATTGATGTTGGCTATGACGACGGACTGGATAGACTGTTTTTGGTGTCACCGCTGGTGGTTGTCCACGAGATCAACAAAAACAGTCCTCTTTTCAACCTGAGCCACAGTGACCTACAGAAGGAGGACTTTGAGATAGTGGTCATCTTGGAGGGGATGGTGGAGGCCACAGCCATGACTACACAGGCCCGTAGCTCTTACTTGGCCAGAGAGATCCTTTGGGGTCACCGCTTTGAGCCGGTGGTGTTTGAGAAGGGTGACCGCTACCATGTGGATTATTCCCGCTTCCATAAGACTTACGAAGTGCCATCTACACCTCAATGCAGTGCCAGGGAACTGAGCCAGAAAAAGGGTCACAGTGGGCAATTGTCCTCTTCAAGTTCAAGCTTCTCCCGATCTCCATCACTGTTTGCTCCAAGAGCAGCAAGACGTTTGCAGGGATCTCACTCCCCCAGTGCTTTCTGCTATGAGAATGAAGTAGCTTTGTGCTGCGGAGACGATGCAGATGATGAGGAGGCAGATAAGGAAATGGACGGTctcaaaacaggaagtaaaaggGAGATAAAAATAAGGGATGACATTCACTTGGATTACAAAGGGGCATTTGTGAAAGAGCAGACAGTGGAGATGCTGTGTGTTCTGGACACAGAGAATCAGATCAGCCTTGATAGACTACAGCCAACCCTACCTTTATACATCAGCAGAGAATCAGGAGTTTGA